A genome region from Pristis pectinata isolate sPriPec2 chromosome 4, sPriPec2.1.pri, whole genome shotgun sequence includes the following:
- the LOC127569143 gene encoding uncharacterized protein LOC127569143 yields MAYQPRFAVSVIAFMFLVCALALTSGQVRYSIPEEMERDAFVGNIAQDLGLNVQQLSARKFRLSSDGGRYMKVGLNNGLLTIRERIDRERICGQADMCTIPFEIILENPLEVYRGEVEILDVNDNSPTFQDGNIILQISEAIAPGALFPLKGAQDTDIGVNTVGAYTISSSEYFILKTQKSEDGILIAELLLEKSLDRELQSSFQLVLTATDGGVPQRSGTAQILITVLDNNDNPPVFDEHIYRSSLNENAPLGTLVMKVKANDLDEGLNAEITYSFSDLASPRVRELFSLDPHTGEIRIKGALDFEEVNSYSLNVQAADHGSPAITGHTKVLVRVIDVNDNAPEIKVTSASSQVPENAPPGTLITLVNVIDHDSGENGEVHCEIPKNVPFRLQSSSQNYYKLITSDSLDRESVPVHKISFAAWDMGSPSLSSNKTILVVILDVNDNAPQFAKPSYNIYVMENNAPGISIFTVSATDPDLDQNAHVFYSFLENLNQDFPVLNYLSINSMNGTIYALHSFDYEELKTFQIYVQARDAGVPPLSSSATVNVIILDQNDNAPVIVSHSAQGGSAAVEFVPQAASKGFLVTKITATDADSGQNARLFYQMLKSTDPSLFNVGQNSGEIRTARTILETDTSTHSLVVLVKDNGQQSLSSTITIHVSVLGNATESRNFAAHPGNISDQNVYLIVILGCTSLLFLVIIILLISIKCNQDRNANQGDTSNCCYTPGDSQDTFNRRMAMEETLRYPGTGRLVRVPDAHHYSVCLSPESAKSDFLFLKPCTVPTSQIYFCDDFVLTPVLRFNRTEALVWKIFQRGTMASSAINSAIAFETCTILILVCTMDLVAGQIRYSIREELEQGSFVGNIAQDLGLNIAQLSARKFRLTSDDGGQYMMVNLDHGILSVRERIDREYICGQATVCTLPFKIIMENPLVVYRGEVEIIDVNDNSPMFADSTVALQIAETIAPGVSFPLESAEDPDVGINTVADYTISSNEFFSLKTQKTEGDFVITELLLEKPLDRELQSSFRLVLTASDAGTPQRSGTAEILVTVVDINDNPPVFDHNLYKSSLSENVPRSTSVLKIKANDLDEGLNAELTYSFSKLTLPKVRDLFSLNPQTGEIRVEGELDFEEANSYSLHVQAVDHGSPAIVGRSKVLITVNDINDNAPEIKVSSAMSNIEENAPPGTLITLIHVIDRDSGENSEVQCEIPKEIPFRLQTSSKNHYELITSEPLDREAVPEYIIPFVAWDLGSPSLSSNATIHIVLSDVNDNAPQFAEPSYNIYVMENNAPGASIFAVTTSDPDQDQNSYVSYSFLENIVRNFPVSNYLSINSMNGTIYALQSFDYEKFKNFQIHVQARDAGVPPLSSSATVNVIILDQNDNAPVIVSPSAQSGSASVDNLPQSAGQGYLVTKIMATDADSGQNARLSYQLQRSTDPSLFSVGRSSGEVRTARDMLESDSSTQTLVILVKDNGQPSLSSTVTILITVPENSTQRIPGSSNFAANPGYFTDPNLYLIVIFGCTSVLFLMIIILLIGIKCKQVRNINQEYNSPSCCYKRRLSQNTFTRRHGLEETLRYPGTARMVRVPEAQHYSVCLSPESMKRDFLFLKPCAVPTSQAQY; encoded by the exons ATGGCGTACCAGCCTAGGTTTGCTGTCAGTGTGATTGCATTCATGTTTCTGGTGTGTGCATTAGCTCTAACCTCCGGGCAGGTTCGTTATTCTATCCCCGAGGAAATGGAGCGAGATGCATTTGTGGGGAATATCGCTCAAGATCTGGGATTGAACGTACAGCAATTGTCAGCTCGCAAATTTCGACTGAGCTCTGACGGAGGACGGTACATGAAGGTTGGTTTAAATAATGGGCTTTTGACTATTCGTGAAAGAATCGACCGGGAACGTATCTGTGGACAGGCAGATATGTGTACTATACCTTTCGAAATAATTCTGGAAAATCCTTTGGAGGTGTATCGCGGGGAAGTGGAGATTCTTGATGTAAATGACAATTCCCCCACTTTCCAGGACGGCAACATCATCTTACAGATATCCGAAGCAATAGCACCTGGGGCACTTTTCCCTCTCAAGGGGGCGCAAGATACGGACATTGGTGTAAATACGGTTGGTGCTTACACAATCAGTTCCAGTGAATATTTTATCCTAAAAACACAGAAAAGCGAGGACGGTATATTAATTGCCGAGTTGCTGTTAGAGAAATCTTTGGACCGAGAGCTGCAATCATCATTTCAGCTAGTGCTCACGGCGACTGATGGTGGGGTCCCTCAGAGATCCGGCACAGCTCAGATTCTGATTACCGTACTGGACAACAATGATAACCCACCAGTTTTCGATGAACACATTTACAGGAGCAGTTTAAATGAAAACGCACCCTTGGGAACATTAGTGATGAAAGTAAAAGCAAATGATTTGGACGAAGGATTGAATGCTGAGATTACATATTCTTTCAGTGATCTTGCCTCACCAAGAGTGCGTGAATTGTTCAGTTTGGACCCGCACACTGGGGAGATACGGATTAAAGGAGCGCTAGATTTTGAAGAAGTAAACAGTTATTCACTCAATGTTCAAGCTGCGGACCACGGGTCCCCTGCAATTACAGGACACACCAAAGTGTTGGTCAGGGTAATTGATGTAAATGACAACGCGCCCGAGATAAAAGTGACGTCAGCTTCAAGCCAAGTCCCAGAAAATGCTCCGCCGGGAACTTTGATAACATTAGTCAATGTTATCGATCATGATTCTGGTGAAAACGGGGAAGTTCACTGTGAGATACCGAAGAACGTCCCATTTAGACTTCAGTCGTCGTcgcaaaattattataaattgatCACCAGTGATTCATTGGACCGCGAGTCCGTTCCTGTGCATAAAATATCATTTGCAGCTTGGGACATGGGGTCACCATCACTTTCGAGTAATAAAACAATTCTAGTTGTAATCTTAGATGTAAACGATAACGCCCCCCAGTTTGCTAAACCATCCTACAACATATATGTGATGGAGAACAACGCTCCGGGCATTTCAATTTTCACAGTAAGTGCAACGGATCCTGACCTCGACCAGAATGCCCATGTTTTTTACTCCTTTCTGGAGAATCTTAACCAAGACTTCCCAGTGTTGAATTACCTCAGCATTAACTCAATGAACGGCACCATTTATGCGCTGCACTCTTTTGACTATGAGGAACTCAAAACTTTCCAAATCTATGTTCAAGCCCGTGACGCTGGAGTGCCCCCACTGAGCAGCAGCGCTACAGTGAATGTGATCATCCTGGATCAAAATGACAACGCACCGGTAATTGTTTCACATTCAGCACAGGGTGGATCCGCAGCGGTGGAGTTCGTGCCCCAGGCAGCGAGTAAAGGATTCTTAGTCACCAAGATTACGGCAACCGATGCAGATTCTGGCCAGAACGCACGGCTCTTTtatcagatgctgaaatctactGATCCCAGTTTGTTCAATGTTGGGCAGAACTCCGGTGAAATCAGAACAGCCAGAACTATTCTGGAGACAGACACCAGCACACATtccctcgttgtcttggtgaaggacAATGGGCAACAAAGCCTCTCCAGTACGATTACAATCCATGTTTCTGTTTTGGGGAACGCCACAGAAAGTCGTAACTTTGCAGCGCATCCTGGAAATATCTCTGACCAAAATGTTTATTTAATAGTCATTTTGGGCTgcacatcccttctctttctGGTGATCATCATTTTGTTAATTAGCATCAAGTGTAATCAGGACAGAAACGCTAACCAGGGGGATACTTCTAACTGTTGTTACACACCTGGAGATTCTCAGGACACTTTTAATCGAAGAATGGCGATGGAGGAAACTTTACGCTATCCTGGGACTGGCCGGCTGGTCCGTGTGCCGGATGCGCACCATTACTCGGTCTGTCTGTCTCCAGAATCAGCGAAGAGTGATTTTCTCTTTTTGAAGCCATGCACCGTTCCCACGTCTCAG ATATATTTCTGCGATGATTTCGTGTTGACACCAGTTCTCCGGTTTAATCGAACAGAGGCCTTGGTTTGGAAAATATTTCAGCGCGGAACAATGGCGAGTTCGGCGATTAACAGCGCCATTGCTTTCGAGACCTGTACTATCCTCATTCTGGTATGTACAATGGATTTGGTTGCTGGGCAAATTCGGTATTCAATACGCGAGGAATTGGAACAAGGATCTTTTGTCGGGAATATAGCTCAGGACTTAGGTTTGAACATAGCGCAATTATCCGCTCGTAAATTTCGGCTAACGTCAGACGACGGTGGACAGTATATGATGGTGAATTTGGATCATGGGATTTTGTCTGTTCGTGAACGAATCGACCGGGAATATATATGTGGGCAAGCAACTGTGTGTACTCTGCCTTtcaaaataataatggaaaatcCTTTGGTGGTTTATCGTGGGGAAGTGGAGATTATTGACGTAAATGACAATTCCCCGATGTTCGCCGACAGCACCGTTGCCTTACAGATAGCCGAAACCATTGCACCAGGGGTAAGCTTCCCTCTCGAGAGTGCGGAAGATCCGGATGTTGGAATAAACACAGTCGCCGACTACACAATTAGTTCCAACGAGTTCTTTAGCCTAAAAACGCAGAAAACCGAGGGCGATTTTGTAATTACAGAGTTGCTGCTAGAGAAACCTTTGGACAGAGAGCTACAGTCATCCTTTCGACTGGTCCTGACGGCGTCTGATGCAGGGACTCCTCAGCGATCCGGCACAGCTGAGATTCTGGTTACGGTGGTGGACATCAATGATAATCCACCTGTATTCGACCACAATCTCTACAAGAGCAGCTTAAGCGAAAATGTACCCCGAAGTACCTCGgtgttaaaaataaaagcaaatgattTGGACGAAGGTTTGAATGCTGAGCTAACATATTCTTTTAGCAAACTAACTTTACCAAAAGTACGTGATTTGTTCAGTTTGAACCCCCAAACGGGGGAGATTCGGGTTGAAGGAGAGCTAGATTTTGAAGAAGCAAACAgttattctctgcatgttcaagCCGTAGACCACGGTTCACCTGCAATTGTAGGACGCTCCAAAGTGTTGATCACTGTAAATGATATAAATGACAATGCACCTGAGATAAAAGTGTCATCAGCTATGAGCAACATTGAAGAAAATGCTCCGCCGGGAACTTTAATAACTTTGATCCATGTTATCGATCGAGATTCTGGAGAAAACAGTGAAGTGCAGTGCGAGATTCCAAAGGAAATCCCCTTTAGGCTTCAGACGTCGTCGAAGAATCATTATGAGTTGATTACCAGTGAACCATTGGACCGTGAAGCTGTGCCTGAGTATATAATACCTTTTGTCGCCTGGGACTTGGGGTCACCCTCGCTGTCAAGCAATGCAACCATTCATATTGTACTTTCAGATGTGAATGATAACGCACCACAGTTTGCTGAACCCTCCTACAACATATATGTGATGGAAAACAACGCACCGGGTGCTTCTATATTTGCAGTAACTACTTCCGATCCTGACCAGGACCAGAATTCCTATGTTTCTTACTCCTTTCTGGAGAATATTGTCCGAAACTTCCCTGTGTCCAATTACCTCAGCATTAATTCTATGAACGGCACAATTTACGCGCTGCAATCCTTTGACTACGAGAAATTCAAAAACTTTCAGATCCACGTTCAAGCCCGTGACGCTGGAGTGCCCCCGCTGAGCAGCAGCGCTACAGTGAATGTGATCATCCTGGATCAAAATGACAACGCTCCGGTAATTGTTTCACCTTCAGCACAGAGTGGATCAGCATCAGTGGACAACCTGCCCCAGTCAGCGGGTCAAGGGTACTTGGTCACCAAGATAATGGCAACTGATGCAGATTCTGGTCAGAACGCGCGACTCTCTTATCAACTGCAGAGATCTACTGATCCCAGTTTATTCAGTGTTGGTCGCAGTTCAGGTGAAGTTCGAACAGCCCGCGATATGTTGGAGTCTGATTCCTCCACGCAAACTCTCGTCATCTTGGTGAAAGACAATGGGCAGCCGAGCCTCTCCAGCACGGTTACTATTCTCATTACAGTTCCGGAGAACAGCACTCAAAGAATTCCTGGAAGTAGCAACTTTGCCGCAAATCCTGGGTACTTCACTGATCCAAATCTGTATTTAATCGTAATCTTCGGTTGCACTTctgttctatttcttatgatcatCATTCTGCTGATTGGCATCAAATGCAAGCAGGTCAGAAATATTAACCAGGAATATAATTCTCCGAGTTGTTGTTACAAACGTAGGTTGTCTCAAAATACGTTTACTCGACGACATGGGTTGGAGGAAACTTTACGCTATCCCGGGACTGCCCGTATGGTCCGCGTGCCAGAAGCACAGCATTACTCGGTCTGTCTGTCTCCAGAATCCATGAAGAGAGATTTTCTCTTTTTGAAACCATGCGCCGTCCCCACGTCTCAAGCTCAATACTAA